TCACCGCAAAGACTTCCGACTCACTGACGACGATGGACTTGCCGGCGCGCAGGACGCGGGCGCGGCAGCGCAGGCGGTCGCCCACGGCCGGACGCAGAAAGTTGATTTTGAACTCGATGGTGATGACGTCGCGCTCGCCTGAGGCGGCCCGAGCCGCGCCGCCGGCGGTGTGGTCGGCGAGGGTGGCCAGAACGCCGGCGTGGATGTAGCCGTGCTGCTGGCGGTGATGCTGCTTCACGGCCAGTGCGGTTTCACACCAGTCCGGGCCGACCGCGGTCAGTTCGATGCCGAGGTGGCGGAGGAAGTCGGCCTTGTCGAAGATGGAGCGGACGTGGTCGGGAACAGAAGCGTTCATAGCGTCAACCATGGGAAAGGGCGGTCATAGGAGTCCCTCGCCGCGCTCGGGATGACCGCAACACCTAGTACGACCAGCGCAGCAGTGTGGCGCCGACGGTGAAACCTGCGCCGACAGCGGCCAGCAGCACCAAGTCTCCCTTCTTCAATTTGCCTTGCTGGCGCGCGGTGTGCATGGCCAGCGGGATGGTGCCGGCGGTGGTGTTGCCGTACTCGTCGATATTGATGATGACGCGGTCGGCGCACATGCCCAGGCGGTCCGCGGTGGCGGTGATGATGCGGCGGTTGGCCTGGTGCGGAATGAACGCGGCCACGTCCTTGCCGGTGTATCCGTTGCGCACCAGGATCTTCTCGCAGACTTCGGCCATCTTGCGCACCGCGTACTTGAAGACCGCCTGGCCGTCCTGGTGCACGTAGTGCATCTTCTTTTCTACGGTCTCGCGCGAGGCGGGGTGCAGGCTGCCGCCCCCGGGCATGTAGAGCGAACAGCCTCCGGAGCCATCGACTTCATGCAGGAAGTCGAGGAGGCCATCGTCAGGGTCGGATGTGGGCTCGAGCAGCACGGCGCCGGCGCCATCGCCGAAAATCACGCAGGTGGCGCGGTCGGTGTAGTCGATGATGGAAGACATCACGTCGGCGCCGATGACCAGCACTTTCCTGTGCGCGCCGCCCGCGACGAATTGGGCGCCGGTCTGCAGCGCATAGACGAAGCCCGAGCAGGCCGCGGAAACGTCGAAGCCCCAGGCGCCCGGCGCGCCCAGCTTGTGCTGCACCAGGCAGGCGGTGGAGGGGAACATCATGTCGGGAGTGACGGTGGCGATGAAGATGGCTTCGACCTCGGTGGGCGGAATGCCACGCTCGGCCAGGCAGGCACGCGCCGCTTCCACCGCGAGGTCGGACGCGGCCACGCCCTGGTCCACAATGTGGCGCTGGCGGATGCCGGTGCGCTCGAGGATCCATTCGTTGGAAGTCTCGACCATCCTCTCCAAGTCCTGGTTGGTCAGCAGGCGGGGCGGTACGTACGTGCCCAGCGCCGTGATCTTCGCCCGCAGCGTGCTCAAACCTGATTTCTCCCGGAAAAATGAAGCGACTATTGTGGACGATGGGGCGATGAATGTCCATTCAGTCGCAACAAGGATGCCGGGCACCGGGAGAACCACTGCACACGCACGAGCCCGTTACCGTTGCTTCCTTCCGGACCTGGCGGGGTTGGCGGGATTGCGTTGCGTGGGACCCGATGCCCGACCCATCAGTTTACAGTTGCCAGTTGCCAGTTGTCAGTTCAGCACATCAGTTCTCGGTTCTCAGTTCTCAGTTCTCGGAGAAGACCTTCCTTTTGTGCGACGAGTGGAGAACAATAGAGGCCACATGGCGCAGGCGAGATTCACAGGCGGCGGATTGGCGGGTACGCGCAGCACGGTGGAGCGCTACTTCGAGATCGCGCTCTACCTGATGATCGTCACCGGGTTCACCACCCTGGCGGGGACGGGCAAGCTGGACCTGCTCTCGGTGCTGGTGGTGCTGGTGGCGCTGGGGCTGCGCGGCTACCTGCTGCTGCGAGAACGCACGGTGGTCATCCCCGAGAGCTGGACATCGTATATCGCCATCTTCTACGCGCTGTTCTACGTGGTGGATTTCCTGCTGCTTTCGGGCAGCTTCGTCACGGCGACGGCGCACCTGGTGCTGCTGATCCTGGTGGTCAAGCTGTTCTCCGTGCACCGCAACCGGGACATCGTGTGGTTGTGCGTGCTGGCGTTCCTCTCCGTGCTGGCGGCAGCGGTGCTCACGGTGGATACGCTCTTCCTGGCCGCTTTCGCCCTTTTCCTCCTGCTGGCCGTGGCGACCTTCACCAGTTGGGAGATGGCGCGGTCCGCGGCCGCCGCAGCGGGACGCGCACGCGAGGCCGCGGGCGGCAAGCGCCGCATGGCGTGGTCGCTCTCCACCACCGCCGCCATGCTGATGGTTTCCATCCTGCTGGGCGCAGCAGGCATTTTCTTCGTGCTGCCGCGGGTGACGGGCGGATACCTGAGCCAGTATGCGCCGCGCAACCAACTGGTCAGCGGGTTCAGCGACGACGTACGCCTGGGCGAGATCGGGGAGATCCAGCAATCGAGCCAGGTGATCATGCGCATCGAGATCGAGGGCGACACCGCGGGCAGCTACGACCTGATGTGGCGGGGCGTGGCGCTGGCGTCCTTCGACGGCCGGCGCTGGTTCAATCCGCCGCATCAGCTCACGCTGTGGATGGCGCAACAGGGACGCTACGACCTGGAAGCGGCCGCGCGGGCAACCCAGTCCGAGACCGCTACCCAGGGGGCGGCGCCGACACTGATCCACTACCGCGTGGTCATGGAGCCGGTGGACACGAACGTGTTCTTCCTGGCGCCGGTGGCGCGCGAACTAACCGGGAGCTATCGGCAGATCGCCCTGGACAAGGCGGGAACGGTTTACAACCAGGACCGCTTCCGTCCCGTCACCTATTACGCGGCCACGAGCGACATCACGCGGCCGCGAGCGACGACGCTGCGAGCAGCCGAAGGCACGCCTTCGCGAGAGGTCCTGGAGCCCTACCTGCAACTACCCGCACTCGACCCGCGCATCCGCGACCTGGCCCGCCAGATCACCTCCGGCGCGGGGAACAACTATGATCGCGCGGCGCAGATCGAGAACTACCTGAAAACGCGGTTCGGCTACACGCTGCAGCTCAGTGGCACGAAGGAGGGCGATCCGCTGGCGCACTTTCTGTTCGAGCGTCGGCAGGGCCACTGCGAGTACTTCGCCTCCGCCATGACGGTGATGCTGCGGGCGCTGGGTGTGCCGGCGCGCATCGTCAACGGCTTCCGCGGGGGCGAGTTCAATGACGTCACGGGCAGCTACATCGTGCGGGCGCGCGACGCACACTCCTGGGTGGAGGCGTACTTCCCCGGGCAGGGCTGGGTGGCGTTCGACCCCACGCCCGCCGCCGACCGCCCGCAACCCGGCGCCTGGCAGCGCTTCCTGCTTTACGTGGACGCGGCGCGCGAGTTCTGGCGCGAGTGGGTGATCAATTACGACTTCACGCATCAAAACCAGCTCGGCAGCACCATGCTGGAGGCCAGCCGGCGACGGCGCCTGGACACCTTGAAGTGGATCCGGGAGCGTTATCGCATGCTGGTGCGGGCGGCCCGGGAAACGCAGCAGCGCGCCAAGGAGTCGCCGCAAGAGTGGGGTGTGGGAGCGGTAGCGACACTGGCGAGCCTGATGGTCCTGTTGAATTCGCGGCGCCTATGGCGGGGATGGCGCAACCGGCGAACGGCCGCACGTCCTGAGCGGGCGCCGCGGGCAGCCGCCAGCATCTGGTACGAGCGGCTGCTCAAGCGGCTGGCGCGTCGCGGCTGGCCCAAACGGCCTTCGCAGACGCCAGAGGAGTTTCTTGCGACTCTGGGCGACGCACATTTGCGCCAGCAGGTAGCTCAGTTCACCGGGCACTACGAGCGGGCCAGGTTTGGGGAGTCGGCTGAAGACGCGAAGAAGCTGCCGGAGCTGTACGAAGAAATCACTGCCAGCCGCTAGCTCCTGGCCGCTGGCTTCCAGCCAAGGCTGTCACGCCCCCGGTCAAGCGCTCCGAGCCCCCTGTTAGAATCTAGTGTTCGATGCCCACAGAACTTCCAGTCTTGGAATGCGGCGACGCGACGACTGCCGAAGGCCCGCGCACAAATCAGGCCGCCAAGGTCGGCTTCGTGAGCCTGGGGTGTCCCAAGAACCTGGTGGACAGCGAAGTCATGATGGGCATGCTGGCGAAGGCCGGGGCGGAAATCACTCCGCGGGCCGAGGACGCCGACGTCATCGTCGTCAACACCTGCTCGTTCATCGAAAGCGCACAGCAGGAGTCGGTGAACACCATCCTGGAAATGGCCGGCCACAAGGCGTCGGACACGAACCCCGGCGGGCGGGCGAAGAAGCTGGTGGTGGCCGGATGCCTGGTCGAGCGTTACCGCGACGAGATTCGCAGGAACATTCCTGAAGTGGATGCGGTGGTGGGAACGGGGGAGCTGGACCGCATTCTGGATGCCGCGGGGATTCGAAATGGGCGGGCATCCGCGGGGTCCGCTCCGTTCACGATATTGAATTCGCGGCCGGAAGGCACCGTCCGCGAGGCAGCGGGCCGCTTCGCCCGCGACGCGTGGCAGGGCGCGATCGCCGACCTGCCGAATTATCTCTACGACGACACCACCCCACGCCTGCTGGCGACACCCAGGCACTCGGCGTACATCAAGATCGCCGAGGGCTGCGATCATCCCTGCTCGTTCTGCATCATTCCGCAACTACGCGGCAAGTTCCGCTCAAGGCGCTTCGAATCGGTGGTCGCGGAGGCCGAGCGCCTGGCGCGCAGCGGGGTGCGAGAAATCACCCTGATCGGCCAGGACACCACCTGCTATGGCGAAGACCTCGGCCTGGAGGACGGCCTGCCCTTGGTGCTGGAGCGGCTGGCTGGGATCGAGGAGTTGCGCTGGGTGCGATTTCTTTATGCCTATCCCAACAAGATCACCGGGCGCCTGCTGGAGACAATCGCGCGACACGACAAGGTGTGCTCCTACATTGACGTGCCGTTGCAGCATGCCTCGCCCGCGGTGTTGAAGCGCATGAAGCGCGGCGCCGGGGCGGAGATCTTCCTGCGCTCGATCGAGAAGATGCGCCGCACCATCCCCAACCTGACGCTCAGGACCTCGTTCATCGTGGGCTTCCCCGGCGAAACGGAGCGAGACTTCGACGAGTTGTGCGATTTCGTGCGGGCCGCCGAGTTCGATTGGATGGGCGTGTTCGCCTACTCGGACGAAGCCGGCTCCGAGGCCTACCACCTGGCGAGCAAGCTGGAACCCAGGGAGATCGAACGGCGTCGCAGAAAGCTGATGCAGGTGCAGAAACAGGTGAGCCGACGGAAGAAACGGAAGCTGCTGGGCCGCGAGTTCGACCTGCTGGTGGAGGGTCCTTCGGAAGAAAGCGCGCTGCTGTGGGAGGGACGCACCGAGATGCACGCACCGGAAATTGACGGCAAGGTCTTCGTCAGCGACTTCGGACCGCACCGCCTGCCGACACCCGGCGATTTCTACCGGTGCGAGATCGTGGAAGCGCACGACTATGACCTGGTGGTGAAGCTGCTGTAGTTACGCGCGCATTCTTCCGACGCGCTCGAATGACCAAGAAGAAAAGAATTCGCAGCCTCCGCTGTCCGACGTGCCGCAAGCTGGTACTGCGTTCCGAGCCCGAGTTTCCTTTTTGCAGTGAGCGCTGCCGGTTGATCGATCTGGGCAAGTGGGCGAGCGGGCAGTACGTCATCTCGACTCCCATCACAGCGCCTGAGGGCGACGCGCCGGGACAAACCTCGCAATCCCAGCCACAGCAACCTGCGAAGCGCGATGGAA
This genomic stretch from Terriglobales bacterium harbors:
- a CDS encoding PaaI family thioesterase, translating into MNASVPDHVRSIFDKADFLRHLGIELTAVGPDWCETALAVKQHHRQQHGYIHAGVLATLADHTAGGAARAASGERDVITIEFKINFLRPAVGDRLRCRARVLRAGKSIVVSESEVFAVKDGEEKLVAKATETLSLI
- the rimO gene encoding 30S ribosomal protein S12 methylthiotransferase RimO; this translates as MPTELPVLECGDATTAEGPRTNQAAKVGFVSLGCPKNLVDSEVMMGMLAKAGAEITPRAEDADVIVVNTCSFIESAQQESVNTILEMAGHKASDTNPGGRAKKLVVAGCLVERYRDEIRRNIPEVDAVVGTGELDRILDAAGIRNGRASAGSAPFTILNSRPEGTVREAAGRFARDAWQGAIADLPNYLYDDTTPRLLATPRHSAYIKIAEGCDHPCSFCIIPQLRGKFRSRRFESVVAEAERLARSGVREITLIGQDTTCYGEDLGLEDGLPLVLERLAGIEELRWVRFLYAYPNKITGRLLETIARHDKVCSYIDVPLQHASPAVLKRMKRGAGAEIFLRSIEKMRRTIPNLTLRTSFIVGFPGETERDFDELCDFVRAAEFDWMGVFAYSDEAGSEAYHLASKLEPREIERRRRKLMQVQKQVSRRKKRKLLGREFDLLVEGPSEESALLWEGRTEMHAPEIDGKVFVSDFGPHRLPTPGDFYRCEIVEAHDYDLVVKLL
- a CDS encoding beta-ketoacyl-ACP synthase III, translating into MSTLRAKITALGTYVPPRLLTNQDLERMVETSNEWILERTGIRQRHIVDQGVAASDLAVEAARACLAERGIPPTEVEAIFIATVTPDMMFPSTACLVQHKLGAPGAWGFDVSAACSGFVYALQTGAQFVAGGAHRKVLVIGADVMSSIIDYTDRATCVIFGDGAGAVLLEPTSDPDDGLLDFLHEVDGSGGCSLYMPGGGSLHPASRETVEKKMHYVHQDGQAVFKYAVRKMAEVCEKILVRNGYTGKDVAAFIPHQANRRIITATADRLGMCADRVIINIDEYGNTTAGTIPLAMHTARQQGKLKKGDLVLLAAVGAGFTVGATLLRWSY
- a CDS encoding transglutaminaseTgpA domain-containing protein, with protein sequence MAQARFTGGGLAGTRSTVERYFEIALYLMIVTGFTTLAGTGKLDLLSVLVVLVALGLRGYLLLRERTVVIPESWTSYIAIFYALFYVVDFLLLSGSFVTATAHLVLLILVVKLFSVHRNRDIVWLCVLAFLSVLAAAVLTVDTLFLAAFALFLLLAVATFTSWEMARSAAAAAGRAREAAGGKRRMAWSLSTTAAMLMVSILLGAAGIFFVLPRVTGGYLSQYAPRNQLVSGFSDDVRLGEIGEIQQSSQVIMRIEIEGDTAGSYDLMWRGVALASFDGRRWFNPPHQLTLWMAQQGRYDLEAAARATQSETATQGAAPTLIHYRVVMEPVDTNVFFLAPVARELTGSYRQIALDKAGTVYNQDRFRPVTYYAATSDITRPRATTLRAAEGTPSREVLEPYLQLPALDPRIRDLARQITSGAGNNYDRAAQIENYLKTRFGYTLQLSGTKEGDPLAHFLFERRQGHCEYFASAMTVMLRALGVPARIVNGFRGGEFNDVTGSYIVRARDAHSWVEAYFPGQGWVAFDPTPAADRPQPGAWQRFLLYVDAAREFWREWVINYDFTHQNQLGSTMLEASRRRRLDTLKWIRERYRMLVRAARETQQRAKESPQEWGVGAVATLASLMVLLNSRRLWRGWRNRRTAARPERAPRAAASIWYERLLKRLARRGWPKRPSQTPEEFLATLGDAHLRQQVAQFTGHYERARFGESAEDAKKLPELYEEITASR